The region AGGTACAGTACAAGATGtagtaaagtaaaataatttcacaaaaaaaatagcACTTGTCGGGGAGCTGTAATCAGTCAGGAATCCCACTTGCTTCAGGTGTATAACCGGTTCAATTAAGCCGTTAAGTGATTTGAAATCAGTCTGCCCAAATTCTAGGAATGTGCTTTCATCAGCAACTCCTGTTTTGCAGACACAGATCAAGACTAatcttaatctgtgtccatgaaACCGGCCCATTATTTTTCATAGGTGGGCCTCCAATTGGAGACAGTGATTCAGACCCACTCAACCTCTCACCAGCAACAAAACTTGGGCAAAAACATGGTAGAATTAACTAGAGTCCAAGAAACATATCACAAACTCACACTTCCAGGTGTTTTACAGGAACTCTTGGGTTGAGACTAGAATTACACCAGTCTTCACTGGGGAAGCATGCAGACTCTGTTACTCCACTAGGGGCGCTGTCACCTTTAGCGTCTTTAGATGAGCTGTTATACTCAATGAGTCATCCATCAGCAGGACTGCCTGTTTTACTGTATTGTACCACTTCTCCTCAAAGTCTGAGATGCACAGACCAGCCAAACTCTCGCCGTCCtggttctcctctctcatctTCTCTGCAACCAGATCCTTCCCCATGACCTGCAAGTACAAAGAATAGACATGCTCCTTAACTGGACAGTGGCAGGATTTGGGAAAAATAAGCCTCAAGAGCGTGGATTCCAGGTGAGACACTGCTGGTCATGGTCCTACACACTACTACAATTCAGCATGCAATTGGAGTTTCTCACACATTGAATAAACTGGATGAGAAACTGACATGGGATGGGTCATGGCTGTGgagtcatttatttttcatctccTCCTTCCTTTCCTTGCATCCTTTTCTTGCTCCTCGCTCCACCCATCGAAGGAGGCAAGAAAAGGAAGCAGGAAAAAGATGTGAAGACAGGGGAAATCAAGAACTGAATTAGCCAAATAGAATATTTGTTTAAAGCCGCCTTCCAACATGGATGACAGAGACATAGCAAGCAGGTAAACACATTCAAATTGCTCCAATTTGTTTACTGCAGGggttatttgttcatttataatgaaataattcaaCAAATAATCAAAATTGTGGATTTACCTAGGATTTcctaaaacaaaatccaaaatgtgtCTGTATTGATCTATTGCACTACATTACACAAACGGTTCTCCATAGACTGGAATTTCATTGCCTAgctctagaccaggggtcggcaaccctggtcctggagagccgcagggtgtgttggctttcgttgttacttggcattaattgatcaatgaaagccgtcgattacacagttaactcacctcacctggtttcttgggtctgaataggttgcttattttaaggtggagacgaaaacctgcacaccctgcggctctccaggaccagggttgccgacccctacTCTAGACAGTACAGTCATCTATAGTCAGGCCCAATACCACAAATAAAAGGGCTTAGCCCACACTAGTGCTGGAGTGGTTTGCTGACCTCAGtgatgagctgcagtgtgttctcctgtggttccaaccaccgCAGTGCCTCTTCAGCCTCTAGCACGGCCCTCTCGCTGCTCTTTAGCACGAAGGATGACTGCTGGAACCGAAGCATCCTCAGGAGGAGTCTGGGGAGGTAcgttattttcacacacagttctTACGTCATGAAACAGCTTGGCAGGTCATGTAGTAGAATCATAAACCCTTGGTGCAACAGGCTTCCCACAGGGCTGGGTGCTCTTTTGACTGAATGAAAAAGACTGAGACTAGTTGGGctgaaaatgtattgtgttcgTATGTAAAATGTGCCTTCAACAGCTCTCCAGAATACATGaccatatgaaaataaataaataaaaaaagatccaaAGCAAATGAGTAGAAGAATGATTTTGTGTGCAAGTCATAAGGTAATGTCAGCTTCTTGTGAAACAACATAATCCAGTGGTTTTCTatcctggtccaggagagccacagggtctacTGCCTTATGCTGTTGCTCAGCACTTCCATAGTTATGCTCAGTTAAAGCAGCTGATGACTGTTAACTCAGGTCACCTGATTACTTGGGCATGAATCAGCTGCTGATcttaaagtgaaaataaaaaccagcagacttTCCACGAACAGGATTGAGAATAACTGGTCATGATCAGGGATGTCAAAAACGGTCAGCATGGGCACGTTTTCAATTTAACCCAGCACTACGATACGTGATTCAGCTaattatcaatcaatcaagccTCCTAGTGCTgtactaaaacaaaaacctgaaaccacACCAACCCTTTTCACATgagattattaatattactatcgttattaataataataataataataataataataattattattattattattattatcatcatcacctGGTTCTAATGAAGCACATGCATGTCTTCAgccacacactttcacactcttCCTCATGTTGATCCTGAGTTCTTGTGCTGATCTGGTGTGCTACACAATGGGCACCAGCATTGTTCCTCTGTGTGCAGCCCGGGCCATCACAGCGTGCCCTTTCCTCTGTATATTCCCTCGGACCAGTCTGTGAGTTTTGATGGTTCCCCTCTGGAAGGTTTGATGCATGCTTGCCAGAGCTGGAGACAGCGAAGAGGGACTGCAGGAGTCTGAGATATGCCTCTGCCAGCTTCTTCCACTCCCATGGATTGTAGGGATGGAGGGAAATAAGGTGCTGCAGTACAGAGACCTCCTCCCTTAGTTCCCCGAAGTGGTGACAGACGGCCAGCTCCAGGTTTAAAACACAGGTCAGGTGGCAAGTGTTGGTTGCTTCTTTCCTCTGTACATGAAAGACAATGTTGGCCATGTAAATCAGGGTCATTCCCTCCCAAAGGTAACCAGATCTATACATTTTACGTTCATATTAATGGTTCCCTAAAACCGGTTTAAAATACAAATcagttaaacattttttttaagtccTAACACATTAACTCAAGCAATAGACGCATACAAGCCTCGAGTTTCTCACCAGTTTGTGGATGATCTCCAATGCTTGCTCCCGTTTGCCAAGGTAGCAACAGCATCGCGCCTGGCCCTCTAAAACGTCGCGTCTGATGGTGAGGTTGCCCTCTGGGACCAAGAGGAGGCAGCTGGAATAATCTCTCAGCGCTGTCTGAACACAGAGACCGATAACTTTAATTGCATCCGAAAGCCGAGAAATCAAACTTCACTGCCCGTAACCTAAAGTTTTGTAATTTTATACCTGATAGTCTTTTCGATTGTAAGCCAGTTCTGCCCGGAATTTGAAGGCTTTCTGTTTCTCCAACTCATCTTCTGCGGGAAGGCTTTCACAAAACCACTGAATGAAAAATTAAATAGATAAATAGTCACAGCACATCATTACAGCTCCAcgtaaaatgatctcaaattgatttatttttcatcttatAGCATTCTTCACAGAATACGTTAGCTAATTAACGGATTTATAGTCTTGCAATGTTACAAAACAACGCTGCTGCTAGTGGTAGCAATACACAGCCATTCGGTTGTAAGAATAGTAAATATTGACATCACTCACCTCTGGTTCACATACTTTTGCGTTATAACATGGAAGAGGAATGGAGATCTTATTTCTGGATTCTTCAAAAACAGAATCGTCAAAAGTGCTCCCTAATATTTCCATGATTATGACTTGTTTTCCGTAACTGGAAGCACATGCAAGGTTCTCGAAAAGATTATTCACAAACctactttattttcattttttaaagtccTATCTTCAAAATGCATCTCATTCAAGAATCCAGTATCGGAACTTGTTTATTCGAAAGAATATTTTTACAAACCGGAACTACATACAGACGAGGAAAAATCCTGATTATGACGTCGGCTTTATAACAAAGAGTATCTTGGTGTAACACAATAAAATGGCCGACAAGAACGAGGCGTTAATATACATTGTTCCATTATGAAAGCCAAATAGCTTTATACATAACCAGAGGTGGGTAtctgatttatatatataataattaatataacAAGCCGTACAATGGAACAGGCAATCGAGCAGAACTAGCATTGCATTAAAAATTTTTACAAAATTTAGCGAGCTAATCTTTTCCTTTACAAATACACTCCAGTAAGTGTAAAAAAGTATCATCCTTTAAAACAACTTTTACAagtacaatttatttaaaaacgtACTCTTAAATGTAACAGAGTATATGTGGGGTATACATAGCACATATACACAGCTTGAGATTAGAGTTTATAAGAATGTCACTCAGTTGCCACTGAACCGATGTGCTGCTGAAATtgtcaacaaaaataaaattttcataAAGAACAAGTGTCTAAATATTGTGGATGCAGGTGCAGACAGTGTTTAACAATTCTCTGTTGTAACTGCAAtcttaatatatttaattggaAGACACCTGTACTCACTGCTATCCAAAACTTAGCAGATAGATAATGTGGTGTAGCAAATTAGAAACACAAATACGAATTTCCAATATAAttagttgtttgtttttccacttgAAAACACATTACTTGATGAATAATGCTACATGTCTTTATGGGTATTTAAAGTGCCAACAGCAGAAATGAAATGCTGTTACTTAAATTATTCCATTGGGAGACTGAAATTATGTTGAGTGCTGAACCTGCTCATTGTTTTCAGAAGATAATCCAATACCTATCACATCCATTTAGGAAAGGCTGGAGAAGAGCACATATCAGCTTCGAATTTGACCTGCTACAGTAAATGCTGTTCCTACCCAAGTTTAGTGCCTTCACATCGCTTGAGAATATTCTCAGAATCCAGGCAGTCAATACCGCAAACAGTGTGCCTGTGTAGTTTTAACCTGGGATTCTACTATCCACTTGCGACCAGTGGAGGGAGATGTGCATTGCTGGGTCAAAAGTGCAGGACGTGGGACACAGAACACCACTTTAGTCTTGATGTATCATCTTAAGGTTATAAtatattatccatccatccatccatccatccatcgtcacccgcttatccggagtcgggtcgcgggggcagtaggcaaagccgggtattccaggcgtccctctccccagcaacgcattctagctcctcctgggggatcccgaggcgttccctggccaggagagatatataatctctccagcgggctctgggtctccctcggggtctccgcccagttggacgagcccggaaaacctccaaagggaggcgcccgggaggcatcctgatgagatgcccgaaccacctcaattggctcctttcgatgcgaaggagcagcggctctactccgagctccctccggatgtccgagctcctcaccctatctctaaggctgagcccggccaccctacggaggaagctcatttcggccgcttgtatacgcgatctcgttctttcggtcactacccaaagctcgtgaccataggtgagggttgggacgtagatcgaccagtaaatcgagagcttcgccttccggctcagctccttcttcaccacaacggtccggtgcaacgcccgcattactgctgacgctgcaccgatccgcctgtcgatctcacgctcccttctaccctcactcgtgaacaagaccccgagatacttgaactccttcacttggggcaaagactcgttcccaacccggagggagcaatccaccgttttccggcagagaaccatggcctcggacttggaggtgctgactctcatcccggccgcttcacactcggctgcaaaccgctccagtgcgtgcagaaggtcacggtccgatgaagccagcagaaccacatcatccgcaaaaagcagagatgcgattctgaggtcaccaaaccggacactctcctcacctcggctgcgccttgagatcctgtccatgaataccacaaacaggaccggtgacaaggggcaaccttggcggagtccaacacccaccggaaacgtgcttgactttgtgccgagaatgcggacacagctctcactttggttatacagggacctgatggctcgtaacaacggccccggtaccccatactcccgcagtacaccccacagggttccccgggggacacggtcgaaagccttctccaagtccacaaagcacatgtggactggatgggcaaactcccatgaccccgccagcaaccctgccaaggtaaagagctggtccactgttccacggccaggacggaagccacattgctcctcctgaatccgaggttcgaccgtcggtcggagcctcctttccagtaccctagagtaagctttcccagggaggctgaggagtgtgataccccggtaattggagcacaccctccggtcccccttcttgaaaatggggaccaccaccccggtctgccactctacaggtactgtccccgatctccacgcgacactgaagaggcgtgtcagccaagacagcccaacaatgtccagagccttcagcatctcagggcgaatctcatctacacccggcgacttgccactgaggagctttttgactacctcagcaacttccgccagggatataggtgcagattcccccgagtcttcaggctctgcctcttccacagaggacgtgttgtttgggttcaggagctcctcgaagtgctctttccaccgcccaacaatatccccagtccgggtcagcagttctcctcccctgctgaaaacagcctgagacaagccctgctttccctttctgagtcgtcggatggtttgccagaacttcctcgaggccaaccgaaagtccttctccatagcctccccgaactcctcccatacccgggtttttgcttcagcgactgccgaagctgcagcccttctggccacccggtacctgtctgctgcttcaggggacccccgggccagccaagcccgaaaggcctccttcttcagcttgacggcctccctcaccgctggcgtccaccagcgggttcttgggttgccgccccgacaggcaccaatgaccttctggccacagctcctgcttgccgcctctgcaatggaggctttgaacatggcccactcggactccatgtccccagcttcccccgggatgcgtgagaagttcttccggaggtgtgAGTTGAAGACTTATGTTATATAATAATTAGCATGTGAGCATTACAGTCCACATGTCTAATTCACCCGAAGATAAAAGGTTtaaacaaaagcagaaaatgCCTGTTTTCTTCCATTTTATTAGATATAATGTCCAAACAcaagtatataaatatatattttatcccTAAGCTACACCTTATCATTATTCAAATTTAAATTAACCATGTTACACAATGCCTACTCTACAGAATAAAGCTCTTGCCACAGATGACAAAGTGCATTCAAGGGTCCACAGTATATCCCTATATTATATACAAGCATGTGTGTTCAGGTATACATATAC is a window of Conger conger chromosome 1, fConCon1.1, whole genome shotgun sequence DNA encoding:
- the zgc:101716 gene encoding zinc fingers and homeoboxes protein 1; its protein translation is MEILGSTFDDSVFEESRNKISIPLPCYNAKVCEPEWFCESLPAEDELEKQKAFKFRAELAYNRKDYQTALRDYSSCLLLVPEGNLTIRRDVLEGQARCCCYLGKREQALEIIHKLRKEATNTCHLTCVLNLELAVCHHFGELREEVSVLQHLISLHPYNPWEWKKLAEAYLRLLQSLFAVSSSGKHASNLPEGNHQNSQTGPREYTEERARCDGPGCTQRNNAGAHCVAHQISTRTQDQHEEECESVWLKTCMCFIRTRLLLRMLRFQQSSFVLKSSERAVLEAEEALRWLEPQENTLQLITEVMGKDLVAEKMREENQDGESLAGLCISDFEEKWYNTVKQAVLLMDDSLSITAHLKTLKVTAPLVE